The following DNA comes from Frankia casuarinae.
GGGGTCGCTGTCGGCGAGCACGGGCAGCGCCCCCACCCGCAGCACGGCCGTCACCGGGGCGACCCAGGTCAGCGTGGGCACCACGACCTCGTCGCCGGGACCGATGTCCAACGCCTCCAGCGCCACCACGAGGGCGCTGGACCCGTGGTCGACACTCACCCCGTAGGGAACGTCGCTGTAGGCGGCGAAGGCCTCGGCGAACCGCCGCTCACAGGCGTGGGTGCCGTCGCTGGCCCAGCTCACCGCCCACCGGCGGGATCGCAGCGCGTCGAGCAGAGCCTGTTCGCTGGCCGCGTCGTACTGGGGCCACTTCGGCCAGGGACGGTCCCGCCGGACCGGCGTACCACCGAGAAGGGCCAGTTCACTCATGCCGTTACCCCCTGCTCCTGGCTGGTGGCGCCGGCCGTCCGGTCGCCGCCGACGTGGAAGAAGAGGCGCAACGGTGCCGGTCCGTCGCGCTCGAGCACACTGCGGTACGAGGTCAGCGGGACCGGGTCGCCGGTCAGGGGACCCAGGCGGACCTCGCCGGCAACGACCTTGGCCAGGGCGGTGCGCAGCTGCCCCTGACCGGACAGCACACCCTGCACGGTCAGTTCGCGCAGCATCACCGTGCTCGGTTCGACGGTGACCGCCTCGGCTCCCGAGTAGCCCACGAGCACGTAGACGCCGCCGACCGCGGTCGCCGTCAGGCCACGGGGGAACACGCCGGCCGCTCCGGTGGCGTCGAAGACAACCTCCGGCAGGTCCGGGTGCCAGCCCTCGATACCCGGGTCGGCGTCGACGCCGAGGTCGGCGGCGATCCGCCGGCGGGACTGCAGGGGATCGGCCACCCGTACCCGGGACGCCCCGGCGCCGCGGGCCAGCTGGGCGACGAGCAGGCCGATCGTTCCGGCGCCGATCACGCCGACCGACCGGCCGGACACCGCCCCGGCCCGTTCCACGGCGTGCAGGGCCACGCCGAGCGGCTCCAGCAGGCAGGCCTGGGGGCCCGGGACCTGTGGCGGCAGCGCGACCAGGTTGGCGGCGGGGATGGTGAACAGCTGGGCGAAGGCACCCGGGCGGGTGAAGCCCACCTCGTCGATGTCGGTGCACAGGTTCGGCCGTCCCGCGAGGCAGGCGGGGCACCGGCCGCAGAGCCGGAAGTTGTCGCCCACCACCGCCCGGCCCACCAGCTCGGGGCGGTCGGGGGCCGCCAGCACCGTGCCGGACCACTCGTGCCCGGGAATCACCGGGTACTCGGCGTCGTGCAGGGTCCCGTCCAGCAACCGCAGGTCGGTACCGCACATGGCGGCGAAGTCGGTCGCGACCAGGGCCTCGCCCGGACCGGGCTCGGGCCGGGGACGCCGCTCCAGGCCGTGGTCACGGTGCCCCCGGACCACCAGGGCCAGCATGTCGTCATCGGTCATGATCATGCGTCCGGATTCGGGCTGTCGCCCAGCCGGTGGACGAAGAACGCGCGACCGTGCCATCCATAGCGCAGGAACTCGCTGTAGTCGTAGAACCCGTCGGTGCGGGCGAAACACTCGCGCATGGCC
Coding sequences within:
- a CDS encoding zinc-dependent alcohol dehydrogenase, with protein sequence MTDDDMLALVVRGHRDHGLERRPRPEPGPGEALVATDFAAMCGTDLRLLDGTLHDAEYPVIPGHEWSGTVLAAPDRPELVGRAVVGDNFRLCGRCPACLAGRPNLCTDIDEVGFTRPGAFAQLFTIPAANLVALPPQVPGPQACLLEPLGVALHAVERAGAVSGRSVGVIGAGTIGLLVAQLARGAGASRVRVADPLQSRRRIAADLGVDADPGIEGWHPDLPEVVFDATGAAGVFPRGLTATAVGGVYVLVGYSGAEAVTVEPSTVMLRELTVQGVLSGQGQLRTALAKVVAGEVRLGPLTGDPVPLTSYRSVLERDGPAPLRLFFHVGGDRTAGATSQEQGVTA